The genomic interval ATGTTCCGCTTGAAGCGGCGAAACAGATCGTGATTATTTTTGCGGGAACAGAGGGTTTTCTGGACGATATTCCGGTCGATAAAGTCGGTGCTTTTGAGGCTGCGCTGTATGAGGCGATGGATTCAAATTATGCCGATGTACTGCGCCGTATCCGCGAAGAAAAAGCCATGAGCGACGATCTTAAGGAAGAGCTTCGGGCGGCTCTGGAAGCATTTAAAAAAACTACACCGTATAAAAAGATCCGGTAAAAACGCATGGCGAGCATTAAGGAATATAACCGCAAACTCAGCAGTCTGAAAAATACGGTTAAAATCACCAAAACCATGAAAATGGTTTCGGCGAGTAAGTTGCGGCGTGCGCAGGAAGCGGAAAACCGGGCCAAGGATTATGCGCACGAGGTCAACAACCTGATCTACCGCGTGGCCGGATCGGTGAAAGAGGATATGCATCCGCTGCTGCAGCCGGCGGCCGAAACAAAAAACATCCTGCTGCTGGTGTTTTCCTCTGATAAGGGACTGTGCGGCGGATTCAATAATACACTGATCAAATATGTTGAAGGCCGGTGTGCCGCTTTTGAAGCCGAAGGGAAAGCGGTCAGTATGGCCTTTTGCGGTCGCCGCGGATTTCTGCATTTCGGAAACCGGGCGCCCGTTTTCAAAAATTATGCCGGGGTAACGGCTGCCCCGAATTCCCGCGATGCCGCGGAAATTGCCGAGGAGCTTGAAGCGGCATTTGTAAGCGGCCGGGTTGATGAGGTGCATATGATTTATAACCACTTTGTCAGTCCGCTTTCGCAGGTGCCGCAGATGGATCAGCTGATGCCGCTGCCGATGTCCACGCTGGATGATCATGATTCGGTTGAAACTATCCGGGAGGAGGATTTCATCTCCGAGCCACCGCTTTCCGAACTGCTGGAGCGGCTGATTCCCCGGCTGGTGGTGTTCAAGGTGTTCTATGCACTGCTGGAAAATGCGGCCGGAGAGCACGGTGCACGAATGACGGCTATGGATAATGCTACAACCAATGCGAATAAGATGATTGATGAATATACGCTGTTGCGCAACCGGGCTCGCCAGGCGGCGATTACCACGGAATTGATAGAGATTATTTCCGGTGCGGAAGCACTGTAAGAAACAGGAGCGGACTTATGACTACAGCCACCACAACGGGTAAAATTTCCCAGATTCTGGGCGCGGTGATTGATGTGAAATTTCCGGAAGGGCATCTTCCGGACATTCTCTCTGCCCTCAAACTTTCCAACCCGAGCATCGGCGATGAACCGGATAACCTGACGCTCGAAGTGGCGCAGCACCTGGGAGATAATACGGTCCGCTGCATTGCTATGGATACCACCGAAGGGCTGGTACGCGGCGCCGAGGTTCGTGATACCGGTGATATGATTCGTGTGCCGGTCGGCACTGCAACACTCGGCCGTGTAATGAATCTGCTGGGAGAGCCGATTGATCAGGCCGGGCCGATTTCCAGCGATTCCACTTCGCCGATTCATCGCGATGCCCCGGCATTTGATCAGCAGGATACGGCGGACAACATGCTGATTACCGGAATCAAGGTAATCGACCTGCTGGCGCCGTATAAAAAAGGCGGAAAAGTTGGTCTGTTCGGCGGGGCGGGCGTTGGTAAAACCGTATTGATTCAGGAGCTGATCAACAACATTGCCAAAGGGCATGGGGGGTATTCCGTATTTGCCGGCGTCGGCGAACGTACCCGTGAAGGTACTGCACTTTACCGTGAAATGGGCGAAGCCGGAGTGATGGATAAAACCGCAATGGTTTACGGCCAGATGAACGAGCCGCCCGGCGCCCGCGCCCGGGTCGCGCTTTCGGCACTGACCATGGCGGAATATTTCCGCGATGAAA from Verrucomicrobia bacterium S94 carries:
- the atpD gene encoding F0F1 ATP synthase subunit beta is translated as MTTATTTGKISQILGAVIDVKFPEGHLPDILSALKLSNPSIGDEPDNLTLEVAQHLGDNTVRCIAMDTTEGLVRGAEVRDTGDMIRVPVGTATLGRVMNLLGEPIDQAGPISSDSTSPIHRDAPAFDQQDTADNMLITGIKVIDLLAPYKKGGKVGLFGGAGVGKTVLIQELINNIAKGHGGYSVFAGVGERTREGTALYREMGEAGVMDKTAMVYGQMNEPPGARARVALSALTMAEYFRDEMNQDVLLFVDNIFRFTQAGSEVSALLGRIPSAVGYQPTLGTDMGALQERITSTKSGSITSIQAVYVPADDYTDPAPATTFAHLDATTELSRPISELGIYPAVDPLTSTSTILNPNIVGEEHYNVARGVQEILQKYKNLQDIIAILGMDELSEEDRLIVNRARKVQKFLSQPFDVAKQFSGIDGIFVPLEDTIRSFKELLEGKHDDVPETAFYMAGDIDDVLEKAKKL
- the atpG gene encoding ATP synthase F1 subunit gamma, whose amino-acid sequence is MASIKEYNRKLSSLKNTVKITKTMKMVSASKLRRAQEAENRAKDYAHEVNNLIYRVAGSVKEDMHPLLQPAAETKNILLLVFSSDKGLCGGFNNTLIKYVEGRCAAFEAEGKAVSMAFCGRRGFLHFGNRAPVFKNYAGVTAAPNSRDAAEIAEELEAAFVSGRVDEVHMIYNHFVSPLSQVPQMDQLMPLPMSTLDDHDSVETIREEDFISEPPLSELLERLIPRLVVFKVFYALLENAAGEHGARMTAMDNATTNANKMIDEYTLLRNRARQAAITTELIEIISGAEAL